One window of Cryptococcus neoformans var. grubii H99 chromosome 11, complete sequence genomic DNA carries:
- a CDS encoding beta-glucosidase yields MLALPVTLLWLSTGFSLLTYASPVTSDADNAIEANNSSSTSFLPHNASRHHESSSQPTITYISPQIAAPINASYFNPSHKWEKAYRRAKKYLEDWTLEEKVQLTTGVGWENGRCVGNIGAIPDRNFSGLCLQDSPLGVRLADFVSAFPAGINAAATFDKDLIYARGYALGQEFRGKGVHVALGPMTNMGRVAAGGRNWEGFGADPYLSGWATEMTVRGIQDAGVQACVKHYVANEQERNRTTESSNIDDRTLREIYTHPFLRAVQADVASVMCSYNLINGSWACENPKTLNGILKTDFGFQGYVVSDWGAQHSGVVSANNGLDMSMPGDIVLGSLTSYWGPNLTESVKNGSVSEERLDDMAERIMAAYFLVDQDKDYPEVNFDSFRLSGSNNSHVDVRGDHWKIIRQMGAASTVLLKNVDHALPLRKPRSMTLIGSDLGPSLRGPNGFSDRGGLSGTLAMGWGSGTAQFPYLVDPLSSISRQAREDRTILNWWLDDWNLSNASYWASVAEVAIVGINSDSGEGYITVDNNEGDRNNLTAWNNGEELVKAVASANNNTIVIVHSVGPMIIEGWIDHPNITAVLWAGLPGQESGDSLVDVLYGAYNPSARLPYTIAKKREDYSADIDYVTSDVPPITQVNYTEGLFIDYRHFLAKDITPRYEFGFGMSYTSFEFGDVFLEEIKEEGAKDDIYNFQEVDDGTVKAGRFLLDYLHKARWTVTIDITNTGGVNGCEVPQLYLAYPADSGEPPKVMRDFARINLDPGASQTVTFNLSRYDVSIWDVVSQKWVIPDGTFGVEVGKSSMDKDAKTTSFCPGSR; encoded by the exons ATGCTGGCCCTGCCTGTCACCCTCCTATGGCTCAGCACCGGTTTTTCGCTTCTTACCTACGCCTCGCCGGTTACATCCGACGCTGACAATGCTATTGAAGCAAATAATAGTAGCTCGACttcattccttcctcacaaTGCCTCTCGACATCATGAATCAAGCTCACAACCCACCATCACATATATTTCTCCTCAGATAGCAGCCCCTATTAATGCCTCCTACTTCAATCCCTCTCACAAGTGGGAAAAGGCTTATCGAAGGGCCAAAAAGTACCTTGAAGATTGGACATTAGAGGAGAAAGTACAGCTCACAACCGGCGTGGGATGGGAAAACGGTCGCTGTGTAGGCAACATCGGGGCCATACCAGACAGAAATTTTTCAGGTTTATGTCTTCAGGATTCGCCATTAGGTGTTAGGTTGGCGGATTTTGTTTCTGCTTTTCCAGCTGGAATTAATGCTGCCGCAAC ATTTGACAAGGATCTTATCTACGCTCGGGGCTATGCTTTGGGTCAAGAATTCAGAGGCAAAGGTGTGCATGTTGCTTTAGGTCCAATGACAAATATGGGACGTGTGGCAGCTGGCGGCAGGAATTGGGAAGGCTTTGGTGCCGATCCCTACCTAAGTGGTTGGGCAACTGAAATGACTGTTCGGGGTATACAAGATGCTGGTGTACAAGCCTG TGTCAAGCACTACGTTGCAAATGAGCAAGAACGCAATCGGACCACAGAATCCTCTAATATTGATGACCGTACCCTTCGGGAGATATACACCCATCCATTCTTACGTGCAGTACAAGCCGACGTGGCTTCTGTAATGTGTTCTTACAACCTCATCAATGGTTCATGGGCTTGCGAAAACCCCAAAACGCTCAATGGCATACTGAAGACTGACTTTGGCTTTCAAGGCTACGTCGTGTCCGACTGGGGTGCTCAGCATTCTGGAGTTGTCTCTGCCAACAATGGTCTGGATATGTCCATGCCCGGAGACATCGTTCTCGGAAGTCTGACTAGCTACTGGGGTCCCAATTTAACGGAGTCAGTCAAAAACGGGAGCGTGAGCGAAGAAAGGCTCGATGACATGGCGGAACGAATCATGGCGGCGTACTTCCTAGTGGACCAAGATAAAGATTATCCAGAAGTCAACTTTGATTCCTTCCGTTTGTCTGGATCCAATAATTCTCACGTTGATGTAAGGGGTGACCATTGGAA AATTATTCGGCAAATGGGAGCCGCATCGACTGTCCTTCTCAAAAACGTCGACCACGCCTTACCTCTTAGAAAGCCCCGAAGTATGACGCTTATCGGTTCTGATCTTGGTCCCTCTCTCCGTGGGCCAAACGGATTTTCTGACCGCGGCGGGCTGTCTGGTACCCTTGCTATGGGCTGGGGTTCTGGCACAGCCCAATTCCCTTATCTTGTCgaccctctttcctccataTCCCGCCAAGCACGGGAAGATCGAACCATTCTCAATTGGTGGCTCGATGACTGGAACCTCTCGAATGCTTCCTATTGGGCGTCGGTAGCTGAAGTGGCTATTGTTGGTATCAACAGCGACTCTGGCGAAGGCTATATAACCGTCGATAATAACGAGGGTGATCGAAACAATCTGACTGCTTGGAACAATGGCGAAGAGCTAGTAAAAGCTGTGGCCTCTGCgaacaacaacaccatcgTCATAGTTCATTCTGTCGGGCCTATGATAATTGAGGGCTGGATCGACCACCCTAACATCACTGCCGTCCTTTGGGCCGGTCTGCCGGGGCAAGAATCAGGCGACTCTCTCGTCGATGTTCTTTACGGGGCATACAACCCTTCCGCTAGACTTCCTTACACGATCGCTAAGAAACGAGAAGATTACTCAGCCGATATCGATTATGTCACTTCTGATGTCCCCCCCATAACTCAGGTCAACTATACAGAAGGCTTGTTCATCGATTATCGACATTTCTTGGCAAAGGACATTACTCCTAGGTATGAGTTTGGCTTCGGTATGAGTTACACAAGCTTTGAGTTTGGAGACGTTTTCCTGGAGGAGATTAAGGAAGAGGGTGCAAAAGACGACATTTACAACTTCCAAGAGGTTGATGATGGGACGGTAAAGGCCGGTCGCTTTTTGCTTGACTA CTTGCACAAGGCCCGATGGACTGTTACCATTGATATCACCAACACTGGTGGGGTTAACGGCTGTGAGGTTCCTCAACTCTACTTAGCATATCCTGCCGACTCTGGGGAGCCGCCCAAAGTAATGAGAGACTTTGCCAGGATTAATCTTGATCCTGGAGCTAGCCAAACGGTCACATTCAACCTATCGAGATACGACGTTTCTATTTGGGATGTTGTAAGCCAGAAATGGGTTATCCCCGACGGTACCTTCGGTGTTGAAGTGGGGAAGAGCAGTATGGACAAGGACGCGAAGACAACTTCATTCTGCCCGGGAAGCCGTTAA